The DNA sequence tcctaggcacctgatcttacctctgatatatccaatggtccgtttttgcccaactcttaattttgtaatccTTAATCCTTAAAGGaattatgagagtgatcactgttcgttatcttggcattttcatgaaatacatgtacgcTTAAAAAATTGGATAGTCTCTTCGATGTATtacattaaaaacttttataccATAGTTTACTATGGTAAACtatacatttaattaattagaGTATTTGCTATCAGGAAACAATTGCACTTTACAAATTTTTAACATTATACCTTTTATGTTAGGACCAAAATCAAAAGTGTTTTAATATTAgataattattaaataaatgattgactgattgtatattgttttaacctccctctccagaatatttcacttatatggagacgtcattatCGCCGGCGAATGGCTGTAAAATGTAGGCCTGAGCTTACCTTtttcggcctttgagcagggagggataatTATcctaccacacctgctgtgacacggggcgtcGGTGTTATGGCACGTTATAGAACCAAAATGCTTATATACGATAATCATTGAATATTTACTTGTTATCCTCCTCAATTCAACAGTCAAATTGTTCAAGGTTAAGGTTTAAAAATGACTTCGTACCATTTTGATTTTGCCCATGCTATAATATAATAGGAAAACTTAATTAAGTTCTTGCTAAGTATACGAGTGATACAGATTCAATTATAGTTTAAGTCACAAGTCCTGAATtctgtatatatgtacaaagtcaAAACTTCTTGCTTTCCCCAACCTCTTTTTTCAACTCTAATCATTGCTGTTTCCAAGCTGTTTAAGACTATGACGAATAACCACTATGTAGTTTAATATTTGTTAATGATAGTAGATAGTATCTTGATATCATAGAATGAAAGGATTTGGTCTTTGTCGCACCGACATGCAGTACgttatcaatttcttttttccccAACAGATATGCTGAGACTTCTAGCCCTCGCTTGCATCATTGCCTGCGCTGTTGCAGACTACTACCCAAAGTCTTATGGACTTATGATGGGTGGACTTGGGGGCGGATCTATTGTTAGCGGAGGAATGATTGGTGGAGGAATGATTGGTGGTGGTATTGGTGGTGGGTCAGCCGCAGCTGCTTCCGCTGCTGCTGCAGGAGGTGCTGCTGCCGCTGCCGCCGCCGCTGCCGCTGGACGAGGTGCCGCCGCCGCTGCTGCCGCCTCTGCTGCCTCTGGTGGTGTTGGAGGATTTGGTGGATGGGCCCCTAGATATTATCTCCGACCCTCATATAGCTACCCAGTTTATGGATTAATGGGTGGTGGTCTTGGAGGTGGATCAGCCGCTGCCGCTGCTGCTGCCGCTGCTTCCTCTGGTTTTGGTGGACTTGGAGGTGGTTCAGCTGCTGCGGCAGCTGCCGCCGCCGCTGCTGGACAAGGTGCTGCTGCTGCTGCCGCCGCCGCTGCTGCTTCCTCTGGTCTTGGTGGTTTTGGTGGTCTTGGAGGTGGATCTGCCGCTGCCGCTGCAGCCGCCGCTGCTTCCTCTGGTCTTGGTGGGTTTGGTGGATTTGGAGGTGGATCTGCCGCTGCTGCTGCCGCCGCTGCTGCCTCTGGTGCTGGTGGTCTTGGAGGTTTTGGTGGCGGTTCAGCTGCAGCTGCTTCCGCTGCTGCTGCTGGAGGTGCAGCTGCCGCCGCTGCCGCCGCTGCTGCTGGACAAGGTGCTGCTGCCGCCGCCGCTGCCGCTTCCTCTGGTGGTGTAGGAGGAATTGGCGGATGGGCTCCTTCATACTACATGCCCTCTTATAGCTACCCAGTTATGATGGGTGGCTTCAGGAGCAGAAAGGTACTAACCAGTGAtcaaacaattttgaatttcacTTCTATTTTCGGAAGAATCAATTGTATGGAATGATATGATGGTTTTTCTTGCTTTCCAGGCATACTAAAAGGGAGACAAAAACAGAGGATTAATCAGTTTTTGGTTTACTTGTTTGTGGATAGAgatatatttgtaataaatcttATAACAGATTTAGATAATGCTATTCTTTCTTATTTAGTATAACCAttttaaactttatattttGTGCAATCATTTTACAACAATGTCAACatacattattttcaattataaagCTAGATTTCAACGTTCTATGTCTAAAATAGCAAAAACATACTGTTCATaagttaaaggacacatcgtaTATACATTTTGTCTTTCCTATGCGTACATAGCAATTACTTATAATAGTTAGTTCAACGAAATATTGcaataattagccacaatatggatttaaatctaagccccgatttcaaataGTCTCGCTAATTAGTtcggtagtcacgtggtacaatGCGGTCTCATGGTACCTTCTTCGATCAACTGATTTAGTAAGTAGTGTTAGATGTTTTCAAAAACTCAGCTTCTAATTTGTTCACCATGcacaacatttatttcgatgttgataCATTTCCTTAGTCTTTAGCCATCAGtgcatacaaatatttatatcaatatatatgtacatgtaaaaaccCAAAGTGTTGCAgagaaagcgagtatgaaattagcaattttcaagtaaataatgtttatatgggtcgctgtctaaacactatttggtaagaTTATTCCTTtaaacatctgtaattggcgttGTTTTCATAGTAAACagtaaaattattatttatttttttggatTAGAAAAATTATGATACAGGCACCCGTTACATCGTTGACCAATAAGTGGTACATTtccaaaatataagtaaataaaaatgatcaattttaaagtacaaatcacaatactttatttttgataaagCAATTATGTTTCCTTTTCTTTTCTCTATTTCTATTTTCTGTGACACGTCCTTAGGAGCAGGACGTTTATACTGTACTTGATCTTACgagttcaattttttttttttaaaaaacatgaaagcATCATAATACAATTCAAAGTTAGAAATTACAATATTCTATCAtctataattgaaagttcaattattttttattctaaatttttgtacatccaCCAATTGGAAAAGGCCGGAAGCACAAGTATATAACTTTACCTGATCAATGGATCTTTAcgtttccaatgtttttacctacgatatctcaactgattctattGATAATGTTCAATGTTCGCTTGAATCTTTATAATTGCAttacgtctattttaacagctagaAATtcaaggatatatatatatatatatatatatatatatatatatatatatgtgtgtgtgtgtgtgtgtgtgtgtgtgtgtgtgtgtgtgtgatagaATTTAATGCTTTATTTATCTAATGAGGATTGCAATCAGCCCTAGAGATAGAATTATGCTCTCTTCATGTATGTAATTTGAACCTTTTCTATAAAAAGAAAGCTTTCATtcaatatcatttcattatTGTCAACAATAATGTTGTAATCATATCCTAAATTAAAAACCATGTCAAGGTATCGTctcaaatttcatattttggacTTCATATATTGTGTAATTTTTCTACCTTAAAATCCAGCATTTAATCAAAATCAAGTGAATGAGGGTTTTTATATTggctttaaaatattttcaattggcgacagaacttcatatCTATTATGAATTCTACCGAAggttatgccagacgatgggctaaatatggaAAAAGAACTTGCTACATtttcagaatgggttaaaagcataagaagAATATTAACATTCCGCATTagatatattaaaacaaaagtacgtaccatctatccttctgtgtttagtaaaccagaaatgataaaagaatgaGATAggtacatgaggaatatgttttggttccagctgacaaagcttgtaaaacattatctttatttgtaaagctcattattacaactgtatttcaaacgaacttggcattaattccacttttggtaatcgtacttatattcCAACTGCCctatcaaaagatgaaattcttcaaagccatgcttcagttttagacacatttaatatcccagtgaATGGGTTGAATGAATATGGATTACCGTACTTatactggatttctaaactacatagaaacccttacaaacaaagatacattgctggatccagtaagtgctctatcaagcccctatctttccTCCTCtcgaaaatatcaacagctgtgaaggagatacttcaaacttactgtgcgactacatataccagattggtggtgttaatcaaatgtggcttctaaaaaattctaaacaacgtttagtaaacttgaaatcgcaaaacctttcccaaatcaataacatcaaaacgcatgacttttcaacactttacacgaccattcctcatgatgaattaaagactatactttttgacatcatagacagttgcttcttcaacaaaaatggaaaacgtaaatatctagtgatcagtcatccaaaaaaattactttgttaaacaccactctgattccacgcacaagtactctgaagttgaaataaaaaatatgctacagttcctcattgacaatatcttcgtggactttggtgatcatgtcttccaacagtcggatggaattcccatgggcacgaattgtgttcctttgttagctgacctgtttctatatttatatgaagcagaatgcattcaaaaacgtctacgtgagaagaaaacatttcttgctgtggccttcaattcgacttttagatatatcgacgacgttttctcaattaacaataataactttcattcatatgtcgattcgatatatccttgtgagctcgaaataaaagacaccacagagttctATTCTAACGGAAAGAGAACGCCATTTTGTTCACTCTTACTACCTACACAAATGTTACACAATGTTACAAAATGTTATTCAATGTTACACAATGTTACACTGTGTTACACAATGTTACTCAATGATTAAAAAGAATCAGTTTCACAAACagtatatttgtatctaaacaGGGTAAGTCATTGCAAGTTTCCATTATTTGCTGTCTGACAGGCTTCATACCAATTGCGGCCGTCTTTACACatcgattttgactacgaattgaTATGTTTGCCCGATTGGGAAATGgtctcacggagggtgtgaatGGTCAACAGGTGATGCAAAAAAATACAATGGTCAATCTTACAACtcatacaaagaatacaaaattcagagtagggcaaacacgaacccctgaacacaccagaggtgggatcagatgtctaggaggggtaagcatcccctgttcacACCCGCCGAGAGCGCTATATCTCGATCGGacaaacggagcaatccgtagtcaaattatGTGAACAAAGATGTCAGACAGCAATTTAACCAACGGTAGTTTGTATTGGTgaattagatcgttatgacgaccataaaatgcgaaatgcttactttaaaccgGACTGATCAAACCTTCGTAACATCAACgtatttgtcaatagcctgtctcgatttaaaaactgaccatacgcagaaccaactcttgtgtatcgaattatTTGATAGAcagaaacaccatatgcatatagtaatggaatattgctagtTGCATATCGAAAGTTGACCATGCAGAACCTGAGGTAatatagttgagttgttagttgaACATTAACATCTcaataaatatctaaatatgaatcaGATGTAATGTCTTATTTGAGCTTACTGAGAAATATGCAATGTATTTTCTGTTTATAGCTTGTAGAATTATTGGTACAGGTTTTGGTAGATATGCGCGTCATGATATTTGAAGGCACTCCAAGCCAGCAAAACCACTGTATGCAAATCATCTTTAACGGTTCTGAAAAACTATAGCATGTTAATTAGCATAAATTAAGACAATcaggcacatacatgtatatcaaaaggGAAACGTGAAGAAAAATTCTAAAACTCCGTACAAAGTCAATTGAAAACTATCACTATTAATACATTGGATCAAATGTTTACTGGCCTCAGCAAGAAACCTTGCCTCATTACACTGTATATCACACTACAACACGGTTTCTttacgcgcattgatgaaaaagttttccgtccaatgtttcgtttgatacatgcatcaaacaaagaattataagttttatttcttattatttattatgttttaagatagaaaaacaaatagtttctcccatcaaaaagcttgaattaacgtttttgaaatggcgcgtaggaatacatgtacatatatgtaagaatgaaaacaacaacaaaacagcATGGCTATGCATTCAGGTCAGGAAaagttactgtgcagatttaaataaattatacgccaaattaaaggtgcaatggttaaaagctgaattaaatataaaggaagataataagtggtgactggatttatgctgcattgtgttggaggggacgttgaacactggttgtgtcgtttgaacggtggaatgcaactcggctccatttcaatatcgagtaaaaatttcaacacctcttcatctaaaacgcactcgttgactgagccccatataacgcagttcaatttcattaatatttaccagatcataagtcgccacttgctccgccatgttatcgatctcgtaaagcagacgattcatactGGGAACACGTGTAATCTGTCTACgtctaccagtaagtggtctacgcCATCAAGTTGGCTATTCTGACACATAAtcgcctatgtatgttgtttctttaaattaatttgtattttattcatatctttactTGTGCTTATTTTTTATaccaataaaaaacaaaaatcaaacgtatctaatgcttgtgtggaaaatcccgttctatgaatagcgctaaaattagaacggggaagacgcattccagagaaaagtagtcccacgtgcttagtgcagatgaactccgaacgaaattttgacagagaagtcaaacgaatttttcaaccaatcagcatcgttgttaagtcatcactttaaatgTTATTAATGATTCGTAGATCATaccgggtgttgctaaaacgcagaacagaaaacggaacggaaaatattgtatgcattAATGCATTGTGAagaggtcaacattttgcaaaataaagggAATCAGATATTACAAAGAGAGCGGGAAGTCACCCACATAATCCACCGTTCcatatacttcatactaatgcatatgtatttcaataacttactttgaaaaatattaataaagaaaaaaaattgacttttcaaattctatatccaatgaataccccccccccccctcccgaaaACAACACtgtaaaatttttaaaacaatttcccccaaacatagccttctTAAATTGAACTTGCTTTTATTTGTAATAGAGTTTTACAcctggtataatacatgtatgtattcatgtatcacatcaaattttaaagcgaacgagtccggtgtgtATAAAAGGTCAATTGGGATGGATTTATGTGAAAATTCGTACATGTAGCCTACCGATATCCTGCGAATTAGTGTTAAAGAGATACAGCtggaaacagaaccaatgaaaactaaggtgaagtttacAATCCATAGTATGAGAAattaacagatacatgtatgaaatagctaaaaggctaacatataattatttatgcttgaatgaaatcaaaaggtcatatcattattaatataaatctcaagatacaagtatttagtttagaaataaactgctaCCAGTCCTaactatttaggattggagtgctgcggtcacaaagtctctgttagttaaaaagGGACGTTTTGCCGCCGGAGGGGGAATTTAAAGTACGTGttttctttccattctctaTCCATAGGTTTCGCTGCTCCCTAACACATCTGCCAATGtcgatatttcaaaattcttgtaaaacgctttgtaaatttttatacaaacgtttaacttcgcttagtcaatttatgatgcagaatgTTAACATCAAATTGCTAATTACCGCTTGTACACAAATTcccaaaatttcaattttaattatgattaaaaaaaattcttccgATTTCTGGTGTTGTCCgagctacattaatcattctgattcttaaattctgttccgttccgtcttccgctccgttttccgttccgttccgcgaTTTAGCAACATCCGATCATACCTGGGGGAACTTCACAAGTTCACATATCTTGTTCATGATTAACTTTTCAGCTCATCAAGTTGCCACGACCAACTAATTGCAACATTCAATTAAAGGTAGAGCGGAATTGGGGCGCTTGTACAGTTATAGCCGGCgttattgaaattttgttttatatcttcaTGTAATATTGCCATCAGGTATCTTCCTAGAGTCAGCTAAGAAAACAAGGCAAGTGCAAATGATAACATGGAATGGCAAATTTTAAGCATAGGACATTCTGCGGTTTATCATATGAAATAGTTTCAAACACCAGTCTAAACTAGCTACTTTAGGTACTAGTtaatcaatacaacctatcattggccAGCGGTCAACATTAACGTTTGTCCGCTTGTCCGGTACCAGTGGAAAAacatttcggacaagtgaatattgatgggCATTTCTCCgattggacaagtgctttttttatgtaaagaagtctTCAAACAATTTGGTGAAAAGTTTATCGGTAGTTCAGAGTCGGAAGTAATGCATGAaaaatgaacttcgatcccgatATCAATTGCTATTTAAACTAGCTGAGTCATACTCGATCGGGATCGGTGTTCACTTATTGCGTACTACTTTCAATCATCCATGGATCTTACCAACTCATTGATTCAAGACAGGAAGTCgggataaaattttgttttatgtgtttgttgtttttatcaagaaaaTAAGATTAACAATTAGTCAagcaggtataaaaatagactatATCTTAAGTAAATTgaatacagttttcaaattgaCAGTATTAgatctttttgaacaatttttcggacaagtgaagttgaagttcggacaagtaaatatctttgAATGGACAAGTAGGAAAAAAAGTTGATATTGAGCCctgattgggtcaaatgctgtctgacttttttcatacctattgttaggccattcttggcacactaattttgactacggataaatccgtataaatccgtttacctgatcaaagatatagggctcacggcgggtgtgaccggtaggggatgcttacttctcctaggcacctgatcccacctatggtatgtccagggctctgtttttgcccaactatctactttgtaatgcttataggagttatgagattgatcattgttagttatctttacctttcataaaACCAGGTGCAGTATATCATAAATTTCGGGTCATATATTGTAATACTCTTAATTGTCTTGATGAATGAATACCATCCAATGTAACACCATCACTTATGGCATAAAAATTGTGAACCTCGCCGAACATTTTAGCAATAAATTGTCTGGTCATAGTTTATACTCCTTTTCACTTGTAATATTTTATCAAGTTGAATTGATGGAACTAGAGAGAgttaataattcaattcaattctcaAATTTCTAAAGCATAATTTGCATGTAACATTTTGGAAACACAGATGTCTCTGTTCAACCCAATGCCTTTGAGCAACTGTCATCAATCATCTATTTTACAGGAAGCATTTCAAGAACATTAGAGCTGAGGTCTTTACCACATCCCAATCTTTTAACCCCTCATTACATCTATTAAAAATTGGTGTTGGCACGCATATAGCAGGGCacagaattaatttttttattcgaCATACTGCTATGTGATATTCCTATATGAGGCAGTTAGTGTGCTGGTATACGATATGGagtcaaggcgggtgtgaccagtcaacagggggaCTTACTTCTACTTGCCACCCCATCCCACTTCTATAACGTTCAGAGGTCTATGTTTGCCTTAGCTCCTCTTATTATTCTATTTTTTACAGAATTTataatattgatcactgttctttatctccATTTTTCCACGCTTACTATGACGTAAGGTTATCTCGTATACTAGTGTTTTAAGCATATCCGGTAAGTTTCTGATGTTTATTTTCTTCTGATATGTTAATGTATTAAAATAAATCATCACAAATATCGTTAGGCGTATTGACACATATAAATCAAAGAGTCCtttattattgtaaataaaagtatcaaATTATATAGTAAAGTTAACTATATAATCATCCTTTTAACCAAAAAACAGTAAATCAAAGTTAGGTTACGGAGTGGACCATCTACTATGATATGATGTATGACTTGCAGTAAGGTTCGCCCATGCTCTGTGGTAAAGCAAATGGTTCGCCCATATACTACATAAGACTTATGTTTCGTGTATTTACTGTGGTTAGGCGTATGCATTGCTCTTACCATACTACGATCATTATCGTTCACCCATGTACTACTAAGAGAGTTACATCGGGATACCGTTTGCTTGACCACAGCGCGCAAAGATCATTCCTCAAACAAATATCTGTTGAAACCGGAGGAGGTCATAAAGTTATTAATTCAGATTCTAAATATAATTCCAGAGAAGTGATCGACAACAGTTTCCCATTTGGAAATGCTGATGGAGTTCCTGGATATAGTAATACctttacaaagatacattgctggatccagtaaatattctaccaagcccctaacTTTGCTTTTAAAGCTATGAAGAAGAACCTTCCAACGTATTGTGCCatgagacatacatgtaccagaaaTGGTATAAAAATCAAATGTGTATTCTAAAAGATTCTGAAGAACtcttagtaaatttgaaaagttttcgcAATTCAACAATctcaacatgtacatgtatgacttttcaacactttacatgaccattccttacaataaattaaaaactagactttttgacatcatagacagttgcttcttcagttatatattgtttaagtGGGAcacttgagaatatttcacccgtatggagacgtcactattgccggtgaagtgctgcaaaatttaggcatatgcttggtgcttatggcctttgagcaaggaggaatctttatcgtaccacgccaca is a window from the Ostrea edulis chromosome 5, xbOstEdul1.1, whole genome shotgun sequence genome containing:
- the LOC125652883 gene encoding spidroin-1-like; protein product: MLRLLALACIIACAVADYYPKSYGLMMGGLGGGSIVSGGMIGGGMIGGGIGGGSAAAASAAAAGGAAAAAAAAAAGRGAAAAAAASAASGGVGGFGGWAPRYYLRPSYSYPVYGLMGGGLGGGSAAAAAAAAASSGFGGLGGGSAAAAAAAAAAGQGAAAAAAAAAASSGLGGFGGLGGGSAAAAAAAAASSGLGGFGGFGGGSAAAAAAAAASGAGGLGGFGGGSAAAASAAAAGGAAAAAAAAAAGQGAAAAAAAASSGGVGGIGGWAPSYYMPSYSYPVMMGGFRSRKAY